Genomic DNA from Marinobacter sp. MDS2:
TTTGGTTATTACCCGTGGCCCCAATAAAGAGCGCCAGAATCTGGGTATCTACCGGCAACAGGTTATCGGCCGTAATCGGCTGATCATGCGCTGGCTCAGCCATCGAGGCGGTGCTTTGGATTATCAGGAATTCCGCAAAGCGAACCCGGATAAACCTTACCCGGTTGCGGTGGCGCTCGGTGCCGACCCAGCCACCATACTTGGTGCCGTAACACCGGTACCAGATAGCCTGTCTGAATACGCTTTTGCCGGCTTGCTGCGCGGCTCACGTACCGAACTGGTGAATGCCGGGCTCAGCGATCTGCAGGTGCCGGCCAGTGCGGAGATCGTGCTGGAGGGCTTTATCTATCCCGAAGACACGGCGCCAGAAGGGCCGTTTGGTGACCACACCGGTTATTACAACGAAGTGGATGAGTTCCCGGTGTTTACCGTTGAGCGCATCACGCATCGTAAAGATCCGATCTACCACAGTACCTACACCGGCCGTCCGCCGGATGAGCCGGCCGTGTTGGGTGTGGCGCTGAACGAAGTGTTTATTCCGATACTGCAGAAGCAGTTTCCGGAAATCGTGGATTTCTATCTGCCGCCAGAAGGTTGTTCGTATCGGCTGGCGATTGTCACCATGAAAAAGCAGTACCCCGGCCATGCCAAACGCGTGATGATGGGCGTATGGTCGTTCTTGCGCCAGTTCATGTACACCAAGTTCGTGATTGTGACGGACGACGATGTGAATGCCCGAAACTGGGAAGACGTTATCTGGGCCATGACCACCCGGATGGACCCGACCCGGGACACCACGCTGGTGGACAACACCCCGATCGATTATCTGGACTTTGCCTCGCCAGTCTCTGGCCTTGGCTCCAAGATGGGGCTGGATGCGACCAATAAATGGCCGGGTGAAACCGATCGTGAATGGGGCGAAGCCATCACCATGACCGATGAGGTCAAGCAGCGGGTGGACGACATCTGGGACAGCCTGGGGATTGAAATTCCGGAAAACTCCCCAAAATGAAGGGGTAGCAAGCTTGCACCGTATTCGTTTGCGCCCTGCAGACCTGAGCTATCCGGTAAGCGACACCAACGATCTGCTGTCGGCGGCTGCAGAAGCGGGTATTCAGGCGCCGGCGGCATGCCGCAATGGCGTTTGTGAAATTTGTGAAGCCCGGCTGCTTGGCGGGCAAGCGCTGAACACCCGCAACCAGCAACTCATTTTAACCGGAGGGCGCCTGATGATGTGTCGGACTCAGGCGCTATCCGATATCGAATTGGAGATACCCGCCGTTATGGCAACAGGAAATCATCAGCCCCGTATCTATCAAGCCAAGGTGGTGGACGTGAGCTCCATCAACCACGACGTATACCGGGTAGAGTTGAAGTTGCCTCGGCGCCGGGACGTGAGCTTCCATGCCGGTCAGTATTTATCGGTCAACCTGCCCGATGCGGATCCCTGTTATTTCTCCATTGCCAGCAGCCCTTCGGAAGAGAACATTACCCTGCACATCCAGGCCACGCCGGAATGGGTTTCCGCGCAGAGGGTAATTGATGCGTTGACTTCCGGCGAGGATGTTTCAGTGCAATTGCCGCATGGTAAGGCTTGCCTGGCCGCAGCGCCGGATAAGCCGCTGGTCCTGGTCGCTGCGGGTACCGGCTTTGCGCAGATGAAAAGCTTGGTGGAGTATCTCAAGGGAACCAATTTCAGCCACAGCATCAAGCTGTTCTGGGGGGTGCGTAAACACGAAGATATGTACCTTCGCTCGCTGGCCCAGCGCTGGCACGACGAGTCGAATGCCTTCACTTTTATGCCGGTGGTTGGTGACAACGAAGACAACGATTGGGCTGGCCATCACGACCAGCTGGTACGTGCGGTGCTTGCAACGGGTATCGACTGGTGCACCGTCGAAGTACACGCCAGCGGCTCACCAACCATGGTGTACACGCTGATGGATGCGTTGGTCGAGGCAGGACTTCCCGCGCAGGATTTTTATTCGGATGTGCTGGAGTATGCCCCAAGGGCCTGACAGATCAGGCCTTGGGCATAGGTAACTCGGGCAGGGCGTTGTCCGATTCAAGCTCTTGCATGATCAGTTTTACGCTGCTTTCTTCCTCGCCCATATGGGCATTCAGCCGGCTTAGCTCAGCCAGGGTTTCGCGGTCCCGCTTTAATTTCAGGCTGGCGGTAAAGTATTCTCGGGCTTTGCCCCACAGCTGATTTCGTAGGCTTAAACGCCCTAATGCCAGCAGTAGTTGTGGGTTATTGGGCCGATCTTTGTACCATTGCTCTGCAGTGAGCAGCTGCACTTCGGGGTCGCTGCCTTCCAGCCGCCCGTAGAGATTGATCAACTCATCGCTCCAGTGGTTTCGAAGCACCTTGCGCAGCAGGGTTTCGGCTTGTTCTTCGTCGCCCAGACGGGCGAGCAACCGGGCATAGTCCCGAATGGTGTGTTCGTCCCGGCGCACGAATCTGGGAAGCTCGTCCCACAGGCGGGTCAGGGGTTCTAACGATGCTTCCGGATCGCTTTCACGCTTGCGTTCGCAATCTTCAGCGGCCCGCTCCAGCAGGTTTTTCCAGACCTCACGTTCCAGATCGTCCAGCTCTTTTTCGGTCAGCACACTGCGCTTGCGCAGTTCAGGCACGAGTTTCGAGAGCTCTTTCCAGTCTTCCAATCGAAGATACGTGGTCTTCAGAAGCTTCAGCACGAAAGGGTGGTGCGGGGCCTCTTTGCGCAGGCGTAACAGAGTCGCCAGCGCTTGTTCCAACCGATTGCCGGCAAGCTGCAACTGAGCCTGGGTGATACCCACCGCCAGGCTGGAGCCCGGTGTGCTTTCGAAGGCCAGGCGCAACAGTTCATCGGCGCCTTCATGGTCACCGGTTTCAGAGGCTGCCTGGGCAGCCGCCAAATAGTTGATCAGCGGTGTATCGGCGTGGTTGGCGGCACTGGCTAACAGCTTTCGGGCCCGGGGCCAGTTGCCTTCGGCCAAGGCCAACAATCCCTTGGTGGTGCGGCGCCTGGCCCGGCGTTCGTGGCCTCGGCTAACCCAGGTGGCCATCAGGCTGGTGCCTTTACGGAATCGTTTGATGGTGTTAATGACGAAAAGGCTCAGAAGCACCAGCACAACAATCAGTGCAAGCCCGACCCAGAAATTGGTTTCGATCAGATAATTGCCCAGACTGATGCGGATATAGCCCAGATCGTATGCCAGCCCCATGGACAGACCGGTTCCAATCAACAGCGCGCCCAGAATAATCAGCAAAAGGAGAATCATGAACCTTTACCCTCGCTGTCGGTTGCCAGCCGGCCCGCCAGGCGTTCTTTGAGCAAGCCGAGTGATTGACTGACATCGGGGAGGGTCGGATCGACGTGTTTGTCGGCCAGTTCGGCGAGGGCTGCGGACAAACCTTGGATGGCCGGATTGCTGGAGTCGTACCATTCGCTGACGGTCCGGCGAGCTTTGTCGAGGGCGCGTTCATACAGCGCCTGATTGCCCCGGAGCACGGCCATTTCAGCTTCTTCCAGCATGAGTTGCAGGTTCAGACGGGCCCACGCGCTTTGATCCGGAGACATCAGGGGCTTGACTGTCTCATCCAGCCGGCGCACCACGACCACGTCTTTCAGCGTGCTCAGGAAGCGATTCCAGCCTCGGGTAAACATGTTGCTGCCATCTTCCGGAGCGTTGGTGTCTTCGCTCATATTGAAGCCCGGTGCCTGATCGTGAATCAGTGCCTGGGTGGTTAGCTCGTTCACGCTGGCAATGGCGGCTTCTAGCTTCAGGTACAATCCGGTGCGATCCACACCCTGAATACTCTTGAGCGCCAGAATCTCTTTGGCAAGCTGTTCGCGAACCGGATAAACACCGATGTCATCGGATTCTGCTAGTACCTCATCGGCGGATTCCAGTGCTGAGAGTGCACCGCGAATGTCTTTTTCAATCATCAGGCGCTGATTGCCCACGCGCAGCAGGTATTCCGCTTCCGCGAGCAGCCAGTCTGTGCGCGTGCGATTACCGGCTTCGAGCAGTTCACGAGCGTTGTGATCGATCTGGCGCTGTTGAGTGGCGATCAATTCACGTTGTTCGGCCAGTTTGTTTTCCAACGTTTGAATGCGTTGGCTTTGTTCGCTCCCGCGACTGCCGTAGAGGTTTTCCAGTTGCTCGGTGTCTTGCTTCAGGTCTTGAAGCGCCTGCAGGCTGTTGTTTTGCCGGTTCCATTGCTGCCAGTTCCACAGTGCAAGCAGGATCACCAGAATCAGGGCAACGATGGCGATGATCCAGACAGGCCAAAGGCGCGGTTTTTGGGTGTCGGTTTCTTCAACCGGGGCGGGCAATTGGTTCGTTGTCTCAGTCACGGGCATCCTTACTCGGTTATCCGTTGTTGTTAGCTTTTTGCTGCAAGCTTTGATGCAACACTGGTTATCAGGCTTTGATCGTCCAGACCAGCGGGTATGATCAGGTTCGTGAAACCCGCTTCCTCAGCCTTCCGGGCTACTCGTTCAGCCGGCACTACGACGAGGGTACGATGCAATCCCAGCTGGTAACCAGTCGCAAGGTCATTGAGATTGTTCAGGGTTTCTCCGGAAAGCGCAATGACCACTTCAGGCCGGAAATTGCCAAAAATCTCGTCTACCTGTTCTGGAGGATAGTACGGCTGAGCCCGTCGGTACAGTGGCATGACCGAGACTTTCGCACCGCGCTGCTCCAGGGTTTCACGAATCAGCTCCCGGCCTTGCTCGCCCCGAGCCAATAACACTTTGTCTCCGGCAAGATTTTGCAGCGACGGAAGTTCAAGCAGTGCTTCGCTGGTCCAGCCCTGCCGAGGCTGACGAGCTTTCAGGCCGTGACCGGCAAACACTGAAGACGTGCCTGAGCCTACGCCGTACCATTGGATGCCCAGGGGAATCTGGGGCCACCAGTGGTCGATGTGATCGAGCAACAAACCGGCGGCAAAGGGGCTCACCGCAATCACGTGGCTGAAGTTGTCCAGTTCTTGCAGCTGTGTGCGCTGTTCAGGCGTCTCGGGCAGTGGCTCCCTGACCAGCAACGGCATGGTTCGGCATTCCGCGCCGGCGGCACGGAATGCCTCGGCAAGGCGCGAGGCTTCCGGTTCCGGCCGGCAAATCAGAATACGGCGAGTCGCCAGCTCAGGGAGGCGTTGCTGACGATCAGGTTGGGGTGTGGCCATACACTTCAGCCAACACTTTATCCGCACCCATGCCCAACAGTTGTTCAGCCAGCTCACGGCCCAGGCGTTCGCCTTCAGCTCTGGGCGCGCGGCCTTCAACCCGAAGAATTTGTGTGCCGTCTACCGAGCCGACCAAACCGCGCAGCCACAGCGTGTCATCGTCTTCCAGCAGCGCGTAAGCCGCAATGGGCACCTGACAACCGCCTTCCAGGCGGCGGTTCATGGCGCGTTCCGCTTTTACGCGGTCTGCAGAATCGGCGTGGTTAAGTGGCTCAAGCATTTCCCGTAATTCGTTGTCGCTCAGACGGCATTCAATGCCCAACGCGCCCTGACCAACTGCGGGTAAGCAAAAGGTATCCGGCAGGCAATAACGGATGCGATCGCCGAAACCAAGACGCTTCAAACCGGAACTGGCCAGAATAATGGCGTCGTAGTCGCCGGCATCCAGCTTTGCCAAACGGGTGTTGACGTTGCCGCGAAGCATTTTGATTTCGAGATCCGGGCGATTGGCGCGAATCTGCGCTTCCCGTCGCAGGCTCGAGGTTCCGACCACTGCGCCAGCAGGCAATTCGTCAATATTGGCGTAGTGGTTGCTGATGAATGCATCGGTGGGATCTTCACGCTCGCAAATGGCGACCAGGCCAAGACCTTCGGGAAACTCCATCGGTACGTCTTTCATCGAGTGCACGGCCAGGTCGGCGCGGCCATCCAGCATGGCTTCTTCCAGTTCTTTGACAAACAGGCCTTTACCACCAACTTTCGCCAAAGGCACATCAAGGATTATGTCGCCTTGAGTCTTGATTTTGATCAGTTCGACGGTGATATGGCTGTGAAGCCTTTCCAGTTCGGACTTGATGAATTCTGCCTGCCACAATGCCAGGGCACTGCTGCGGGTTGCGATGCGAAGAATACGTTTGGACATTGCACTCACTGTCGTTGAGAAAAATGTACCGACAAGGTTACCTTGAGAGATAAGAAAAGTCCCGCAAGGTACCCCGATGTACCCCATTGGGGGGCGTTTAACCTCGGGTCACGGAGAGGGCTGATGCTCCTGAAGCCATTGGCGGACCGAGCTGGCGTGTCGGCGGCTGACGGTCAGGCGATGGGTGACACCCCTGAGTTCCAGTTCGTTGTAGCCTTCTTGGTTACGTCGAAGCGCCTGAATGAATCGGGCACCCACCAGCGTGTGTCGGTGGATCCGCAGCAATTGCTCAGGGTAGGCTTGTTCCAGTTCTTTCAGCGTGTAGTCACACACCGTTTCGCCGCGACTGTGATGAAGCGTGACGTATTTCTGGTCGGCCTCGCAGTAGTGAATGTCGGCCAGATCAATCAATTCAGTGCCACGATGAGTGCGAACAGCAATCTGCTCGTTGGATGTCTCCGGCTCGCGATTTAGAGCCTGAAGCTGCACGCGGTTGATCTTCCCGGCCCGGGCCAGGGCGTCGGCCAAGGCTTCTCGGCGCACCGGTTTCAGTAGGTAGGCTACGGCCTGCACCTCAAAGGCCTGAATGGCGTAGTGATCGTAGGCGGTGCAGAAAATGACGGCTGGCGGGTTGTTTATCTGGCTCAGTTTTTCGGCCGCCTGCATGCCATCCAGTCCCGGCATGCGAATGTCTAGCAACACGATGTCGGGCTCAAGTTCGGCCACTTTGTGCAGAGTGTCGTTGCCATCGGCGGCTTCACCGCACACCTGATAGCCATCGTGGTGC
This window encodes:
- the ubiD gene encoding 4-hydroxy-3-polyprenylbenzoate decarboxylase, which encodes MKYNDLRDFIAQLEKLGELKRISVEVDPHLEMTEICDRTLRAGGPALLFENPKGYDMPVLANLFGTPKRVALGMGQDDVTALREVGKLLAFLKEPDPPKGFKDALEKLPIFKQVMRMSPKVLRSAPCQEVVIEKDQVDLYQIPVQHCWPGDAGPLVTWPLVITRGPNKERQNLGIYRQQVIGRNRLIMRWLSHRGGALDYQEFRKANPDKPYPVAVALGADPATILGAVTPVPDSLSEYAFAGLLRGSRTELVNAGLSDLQVPASAEIVLEGFIYPEDTAPEGPFGDHTGYYNEVDEFPVFTVERITHRKDPIYHSTYTGRPPDEPAVLGVALNEVFIPILQKQFPEIVDFYLPPEGCSYRLAIVTMKKQYPGHAKRVMMGVWSFLRQFMYTKFVIVTDDDVNARNWEDVIWAMTTRMDPTRDTTLVDNTPIDYLDFASPVSGLGSKMGLDATNKWPGETDREWGEAITMTDEVKQRVDDIWDSLGIEIPENSPK
- a CDS encoding uroporphyrinogen-III C-methyltransferase, coding for MPVTETTNQLPAPVEETDTQKPRLWPVWIIAIVALILVILLALWNWQQWNRQNNSLQALQDLKQDTEQLENLYGSRGSEQSQRIQTLENKLAEQRELIATQQRQIDHNARELLEAGNRTRTDWLLAEAEYLLRVGNQRLMIEKDIRGALSALESADEVLAESDDIGVYPVREQLAKEILALKSIQGVDRTGLYLKLEAAIASVNELTTQALIHDQAPGFNMSEDTNAPEDGSNMFTRGWNRFLSTLKDVVVVRRLDETVKPLMSPDQSAWARLNLQLMLEEAEMAVLRGNQALYERALDKARRTVSEWYDSSNPAIQGLSAALAELADKHVDPTLPDVSQSLGLLKERLAGRLATDSEGKGS
- a CDS encoding heme biosynthesis HemY N-terminal domain-containing protein, which translates into the protein MILLLLIILGALLIGTGLSMGLAYDLGYIRISLGNYLIETNFWVGLALIVVLVLLSLFVINTIKRFRKGTSLMATWVSRGHERRARRRTTKGLLALAEGNWPRARKLLASAANHADTPLINYLAAAQAASETGDHEGADELLRLAFESTPGSSLAVGITQAQLQLAGNRLEQALATLLRLRKEAPHHPFVLKLLKTTYLRLEDWKELSKLVPELRKRSVLTEKELDDLEREVWKNLLERAAEDCERKRESDPEASLEPLTRLWDELPRFVRRDEHTIRDYARLLARLGDEEQAETLLRKVLRNHWSDELINLYGRLEGSDPEVQLLTAEQWYKDRPNNPQLLLALGRLSLRNQLWGKAREYFTASLKLKRDRETLAELSRLNAHMGEEESSVKLIMQELESDNALPELPMPKA
- the hemC gene encoding hydroxymethylbilane synthase encodes the protein MSKRILRIATRSSALALWQAEFIKSELERLHSHITVELIKIKTQGDIILDVPLAKVGGKGLFVKELEEAMLDGRADLAVHSMKDVPMEFPEGLGLVAICEREDPTDAFISNHYANIDELPAGAVVGTSSLRREAQIRANRPDLEIKMLRGNVNTRLAKLDAGDYDAIILASSGLKRLGFGDRIRYCLPDTFCLPAVGQGALGIECRLSDNELREMLEPLNHADSADRVKAERAMNRRLEGGCQVPIAAYALLEDDDTLWLRGLVGSVDGTQILRVEGRAPRAEGERLGRELAEQLLGMGADKVLAEVYGHTPT
- a CDS encoding 2Fe-2S iron-sulfur cluster-binding protein is translated as MHRIRLRPADLSYPVSDTNDLLSAAAEAGIQAPAACRNGVCEICEARLLGGQALNTRNQQLILTGGRLMMCRTQALSDIELEIPAVMATGNHQPRIYQAKVVDVSSINHDVYRVELKLPRRRDVSFHAGQYLSVNLPDADPCYFSIASSPSEENITLHIQATPEWVSAQRVIDALTSGEDVSVQLPHGKACLAAAPDKPLVLVAAGTGFAQMKSLVEYLKGTNFSHSIKLFWGVRKHEDMYLRSLAQRWHDESNAFTFMPVVGDNEDNDWAGHHDQLVRAVLATGIDWCTVEVHASGSPTMVYTLMDALVEAGLPAQDFYSDVLEYAPRA
- a CDS encoding LytTR family DNA-binding domain-containing protein, producing MSTAPQRILIADDEPLARQRLQRLLEHHDGYQVCGEAADGNDTLHKVAELEPDIVLLDIRMPGLDGMQAAEKLSQINNPPAVIFCTAYDHYAIQAFEVQAVAYLLKPVRREALADALARAGKINRVQLQALNREPETSNEQIAVRTHRGTELIDLADIHYCEADQKYVTLHHSRGETVCDYTLKELEQAYPEQLLRIHRHTLVGARFIQALRRNQEGYNELELRGVTHRLTVSRRHASSVRQWLQEHQPSP
- a CDS encoding uroporphyrinogen-III synthase; this encodes MATPQPDRQQRLPELATRRILICRPEPEASRLAEAFRAAGAECRTMPLLVREPLPETPEQRTQLQELDNFSHVIAVSPFAAGLLLDHIDHWWPQIPLGIQWYGVGSGTSSVFAGHGLKARQPRQGWTSEALLELPSLQNLAGDKVLLARGEQGRELIRETLEQRGAKVSVMPLYRRAQPYYPPEQVDEIFGNFRPEVVIALSGETLNNLNDLATGYQLGLHRTLVVVPAERVARKAEEAGFTNLIIPAGLDDQSLITSVASKLAAKS